Proteins found in one Campylobacter lari genomic segment:
- the hisC gene encoding histidinol-phosphate transaminase: MKFNPFLEAIKTYESGKDMDLIAKEYGLKEVIKLASNENPYGTSKKAKEAIINNAHLAHLYPDDTMSELKQALAQKYDILKENLIIGSGSDQIIEYIVHAKLDHSKAYLQCGVSFAMYEIYAKQLGVKVYKTPSLTHDLNELYELYQKHKNEIKVIFLCLPNNPLGECLDTSAVFEFLEKIDEDCLVAIDGAYNEFASFKDSKKHINPKELIHKFQNAIYLGTFSKLYGLGGMRVGYGIACKEIINAFYKLRAPFNVTNLSLKAAVAALDDGEFVQKTLENNFSQMKLYEDFAKNYKIRYIPSYTNFITYFFDEKNSTDLSEKLLKNGIIIRNLQSYGLNAVRISIGTEYENSRFFEEFSKNF; the protein is encoded by the coding sequence ATGAAATTTAATCCTTTTTTAGAAGCTATTAAAACTTATGAAAGTGGTAAGGATATGGATTTAATTGCTAAAGAATATGGTTTAAAAGAAGTTATTAAACTAGCAAGCAATGAAAATCCTTATGGCACAAGTAAAAAAGCTAAAGAAGCCATCATAAATAATGCACACTTGGCTCATTTGTATCCTGATGATACTATGAGTGAATTAAAACAAGCTTTAGCACAAAAATATGATATTTTAAAAGAAAATCTCATCATAGGTAGTGGGAGTGATCAAATCATAGAATACATAGTACATGCAAAACTTGATCATTCTAAGGCTTATTTGCAATGTGGGGTTAGCTTTGCTATGTATGAAATTTATGCAAAACAACTAGGGGTTAAGGTTTATAAAACTCCAAGTTTAACTCATGATTTAAATGAGTTATACGAATTATACCAAAAGCATAAAAATGAAATCAAAGTAATCTTTTTATGCTTACCCAATAATCCTTTAGGTGAGTGTTTGGATACGAGTGCGGTTTTTGAGTTTTTAGAAAAAATTGATGAGGATTGTTTGGTAGCCATTGATGGAGCTTATAATGAATTTGCTTCATTTAAAGATAGCAAAAAACATATCAATCCTAAGGAATTAATCCACAAATTTCAAAATGCAATATATCTGGGAACCTTTTCTAAGCTTTATGGTTTGGGTGGTATGAGAGTGGGTTATGGTATAGCTTGCAAGGAAATTATTAATGCATTTTATAAATTAAGAGCACCTTTTAATGTGACTAATTTGAGTTTAAAAGCTGCCGTTGCTGCGTTAGATGATGGTGAGTTTGTGCAAAAAACTTTGGAAAATAATTTTTCACAAATGAAACTTTATGAAGATTTTGCTAAAAATTATAAAATTCGATACATTCCAAGCTATACAAATTTTATTACTTATTTTTTTGATGAAAAAAATAGCACAGATTTATCTGAAAAACTGCTTAAAAACGGTATAATAATAAGAAATTTACAAAGTTATGGTTTAAATGCTGTGCGTATAAGTATAGGTACAGAGTATGAAAATTCAAGGTTTTTTGAAGAGTTTTCTAAAAATTTTTAG
- the fliH gene encoding flagellar assembly protein FliH, with protein MAKLTNVISPENISAHVVEGYHFKVMSEMSSNEEQKQEEIQTINQVSPVQNTTQQAVENQTVETTPQAHQPQIQPDFVEDLLKKTDEMSGNIIKLQMQIESQEAEFNNRLNTELEHAKEKFTKEGYEQAQKNFESELEALKEKYLKSVEKLENTVQNLNEFLSKNEKELADTAVIIAKEVIAKELEENSSLIALNLAKELMSELKNATKIELKLSPEDFEYVKSHLEQEQSNIKFSLDDAINKGSILILSDAGNIESNLNNRLQKIKNMVNE; from the coding sequence ATGGCTAAATTAACTAATGTAATTTCACCTGAAAATATTTCTGCTCATGTAGTTGAGGGTTATCATTTTAAAGTTATGAGTGAAATGTCTTCTAATGAGGAACAAAAACAAGAAGAAATTCAAACTATAAATCAAGTCTCTCCTGTCCAAAATACTACTCAGCAAGCAGTAGAAAATCAAACAGTAGAAACCACTCCACAAGCCCATCAACCACAAATTCAACCTGATTTCGTGGAAGATTTACTTAAAAAAACTGATGAAATGTCAGGAAATATCATTAAATTACAAATGCAAATAGAAAGCCAAGAAGCTGAATTTAACAATCGTTTAAATACAGAATTAGAACATGCAAAAGAAAAATTTACTAAAGAAGGTTATGAGCAAGCTCAAAAGAATTTTGAAAGTGAATTAGAAGCTTTAAAAGAAAAATACTTAAAAAGTGTAGAAAAGCTTGAAAATACAGTACAAAATTTAAATGAGTTTTTATCTAAAAATGAAAAAGAATTAGCCGATACTGCTGTAATTATCGCAAAAGAAGTGATAGCAAAAGAGCTTGAAGAAAATTCCTCACTTATAGCCTTAAATTTGGCAAAAGAACTTATGAGTGAGCTTAAAAATGCTACTAAAATAGAATTAAAACTTAGCCCTGAAGATTTTGAATATGTAAAATCACATTTAGAACAAGAGCAAAGTAATATCAAATTTAGCCTTGATGATGCGATTAATAAGGGGAGTATTTTAATATTAAGTGATGCAGGCAATATAGAATCAAACCTTAACAATCGTTTGCAAAAAATCAAAAATATGGTTAATGAATGA
- the perR gene encoding peroxide-responsive transcriptional repressor PerR: MELIQMLKNCDLKATPQRLCILKILKRHEHPNIESLYESIKEEYPSISLATVYKNLNTLKEQGLVVEINTPNQKTCYDIYEYPHIHVICSKCNHIEDVCYEDSGLNKYQEELEKKIGNIIDYLGVFAHVNGCKACKK; the protein is encoded by the coding sequence ATGGAACTTATTCAAATGCTTAAAAATTGTGATTTAAAAGCTACTCCACAAAGACTTTGTATTTTGAAAATTTTAAAACGCCATGAACATCCTAATATTGAATCTTTATATGAAAGTATTAAGGAAGAGTATCCTTCTATTTCATTGGCTACGGTATATAAAAATTTAAACACCTTAAAAGAGCAAGGTTTGGTGGTAGAAATTAACACTCCAAATCAAAAAACTTGTTATGATATTTATGAATATCCGCATATTCATGTAATTTGTAGTAAGTGTAATCATATAGAAGATGTGTGTTATGAAGATAGCGGGCTTAATAAATACCAAGAAGAACTCGAGAAAAAAATCGGTAATATTATTGATTATCTTGGTGTTTTTGCCCATGTAAATGGTTGTAAAGCTTGTAAAAAATAA
- the dxs gene encoding 1-deoxy-D-xylulose-5-phosphate synthase: MIDLNNLNIKNMQIKELENLANNLREVIIDTVSKNGGHLSSNLGVVELSVGMHYVFDVKKDPFIFDVSHQSYPHKLLSGKINNFHTLRQFNGLSGYTKPDEGDYFVAGHSSTSISLAVGACKAIRLKKEDRLPVVLIGDGALSAGMAYEALNELGDREYPCVIILNDNEMSISRPIGAISKYLSQAMATQFYQKFKKRIENLLEYFPQGASYMAKRFEEGLRLITPGLLFEELGLEYIGPIDGHNLNEVINALNQAKAMNKPCVVHAQTIKGKGYALAEGKNAKWHGVGAFDRSSGESLKANVSKKSATEIFSNTLLNLAQKHENIVGVTAAMPSGTGIDKLMEKHPERFWDVAIAEQHAVTSMAAMAKEGFKPFIAIYSTFMQRAYDQVIHDCAIMNLNVVIAMDRAGIVGEDGETHQGVFDVSFLSAIPNVTLAAPRDEAMMEKIMEYAYFHQGVFAFRYPRGNFLLDDDFKPCEIKLAKAQILSKTQSDKVFLGFGQGVAKAKLVLDKLGLDYASLIDLIFVKPLDEELLKELAKDTKTWFVFSDSAKIGGVGSLIANFLQKEKLCHIKLVSFEFEDQFITHGKTNEVEKFLELDVDSLCKKIKSY, encoded by the coding sequence ATGATAGACTTAAATAACTTAAATATTAAAAATATGCAAATTAAAGAGCTAGAAAATTTAGCTAATAATTTGCGTGAAGTTATCATAGATACAGTGAGTAAAAATGGTGGACATTTAAGCTCTAATTTAGGCGTTGTGGAACTTAGTGTAGGAATGCATTATGTTTTTGATGTAAAAAAAGATCCTTTTATTTTTGATGTTTCACACCAATCTTATCCACATAAGCTTTTAAGTGGTAAAATAAATAATTTTCATACTCTAAGACAGTTTAATGGTTTAAGTGGTTATACCAAGCCCGATGAGGGAGATTATTTTGTAGCAGGACATTCAAGCACTTCTATATCTTTAGCAGTTGGAGCTTGTAAAGCTATAAGATTAAAAAAAGAAGACCGTTTGCCTGTTGTATTAATAGGCGATGGAGCGCTAAGTGCAGGTATGGCTTATGAAGCTTTAAATGAGCTTGGCGATAGAGAATACCCTTGTGTGATCATTTTAAATGATAATGAAATGAGTATATCAAGGCCAATTGGGGCTATTTCAAAATACCTTTCTCAAGCAATGGCAACGCAGTTTTATCAAAAATTTAAAAAACGCATAGAAAATCTTTTAGAGTATTTTCCTCAAGGTGCTTCTTATATGGCGAAGCGTTTTGAAGAGGGTTTAAGACTTATTACACCTGGACTTTTGTTTGAAGAACTAGGGCTTGAATATATCGGACCTATTGATGGACATAATTTAAATGAAGTTATTAATGCATTAAATCAAGCTAAAGCTATGAATAAACCTTGCGTTGTGCATGCGCAAACTATCAAAGGCAAAGGTTATGCATTAGCTGAGGGTAAAAATGCTAAATGGCATGGGGTAGGTGCTTTTGATAGAAGTAGTGGGGAGAGTTTAAAAGCAAATGTAAGCAAAAAAAGTGCTACAGAAATTTTTTCAAATACACTTTTAAATTTAGCTCAAAAACATGAAAACATAGTGGGGGTAACTGCTGCTATGCCAAGTGGAACTGGAATAGATAAGCTAATGGAAAAACATCCTGAGCGCTTTTGGGATGTTGCAATTGCAGAACAACATGCAGTTACTTCTATGGCGGCTATGGCTAAAGAAGGTTTTAAACCTTTTATAGCAATTTATAGTACTTTTATGCAAAGGGCATATGATCAAGTAATTCATGATTGTGCTATTATGAATTTAAACGTAGTTATAGCTATGGATAGAGCAGGAATTGTAGGAGAAGATGGAGAGACACATCAGGGTGTTTTTGATGTTAGTTTTTTAAGTGCTATTCCAAACGTTACTCTAGCAGCTCCAAGAGATGAGGCTATGATGGAAAAAATCATGGAATATGCTTATTTTCATCAAGGCGTTTTTGCTTTTCGCTATCCTAGGGGTAATTTTTTATTAGATGATGATTTTAAACCATGCGAAATAAAACTTGCAAAAGCTCAAATTTTATCTAAAACACAAAGTGATAAAGTGTTTTTAGGTTTTGGTCAAGGTGTAGCTAAGGCAAAATTAGTTTTAGATAAACTTGGTTTAGATTATGCGAGCTTAATAGATTTGATTTTTGTAAAACCTTTAGATGAAGAGCTTTTAAAAGAATTAGCAAAAGATACAAAAACTTGGTTTGTTTTTTCAGATAGTGCTAAGATAGGCGGGGTGGGAAGTTTAATTGCAAATTTTTTACAAAAAGAAAAACTTTGTCATATAAAACTAGTAAGTTTTGAATTTGAAGATCAATTCATAACTCACGGTAAAACAAATGAAGTGGAGAAATTTTTAGAGCTTGATGTTGATTCTTTATGTAAAAAAATCAAAAGTTATTAA
- the lysA gene encoding diaminopimelate decarboxylase: MDYLKLAKEYNTPFYIYDFDKIKERFIMLKDAFKARKSQIFYAVKANSNLSVLKLLASLDSGFDCVSAGEIYRALKAGAKNYKIIFSGVGKSADELKYALEQNILYINLESYEEMLLLEQIAKENQKIARISIRVNPNVDAKTHPYISTGLHENKFGVDIESAKKMYLYAKNSQFLEPVGVHFHIGSQILDISSIHEASVIVAKLVKELLALKINIKFFDIGGGLGVCYKDEQEPNLYDYAQGILASLQGLDVCIGMEPGRFLVANAGEFVTKVLYEKFNDKKRFVIVDGAMNDLLRPSLYSAYHKTKLLSENKEESLCDIVGGVCESGDFLAKDRKLAKTQAGDLIIVKSAGAYGFSMSSNYNTRNRVCELACENGTVRMIRKRESYEDQIALELDFLKD, translated from the coding sequence ATGGATTATTTAAAACTAGCAAAAGAATATAACACACCATTTTATATTTATGATTTTGATAAAATTAAAGAGCGTTTTATAATGTTAAAAGATGCTTTTAAAGCAAGAAAATCACAAATTTTTTATGCAGTTAAAGCAAATTCTAATTTAAGTGTTTTAAAACTTTTAGCTTCTTTGGATAGTGGGTTTGATTGTGTTAGTGCGGGCGAGATTTATAGAGCTTTAAAAGCAGGAGCTAAAAATTATAAAATTATTTTTAGCGGGGTAGGTAAAAGTGCTGATGAGTTAAAATATGCTTTAGAGCAAAACATACTTTATATAAATTTAGAAAGTTATGAAGAAATGCTTCTTTTAGAACAAATTGCTAAAGAAAATCAAAAAATAGCTCGCATAAGCATAAGAGTAAATCCAAATGTAGATGCCAAAACACATCCTTATATTTCTACAGGTTTGCATGAAAATAAATTTGGTGTAGATATAGAAAGTGCTAAAAAAATGTATCTTTATGCTAAAAACTCACAATTTTTAGAGCCAGTTGGTGTGCATTTTCATATAGGCTCGCAAATCCTTGATATAAGTAGCATTCATGAGGCTTCTGTGATTGTTGCAAAATTAGTAAAAGAACTTTTGGCTTTGAAAATTAATATTAAATTCTTTGATATAGGTGGTGGCTTAGGGGTTTGTTATAAAGATGAACAAGAGCCAAATTTATATGATTATGCTCAAGGAATTTTAGCAAGTTTACAAGGTCTTGATGTGTGTATAGGTATGGAACCTGGTAGATTTTTAGTGGCAAATGCAGGTGAGTTTGTTACTAAAGTTTTATACGAAAAATTTAATGATAAAAAGCGTTTTGTGATTGTTGATGGGGCGATGAATGATTTGTTACGTCCAAGTTTATATAGTGCTTATCATAAAACCAAGCTTTTGAGCGAAAATAAAGAAGAAAGCCTTTGTGATATTGTTGGTGGGGTTTGTGAAAGTGGAGATTTTTTAGCTAAAGATAGAAAACTAGCTAAAACACAAGCAGGAGATTTAATCATAGTTAAAAGCGCAGGTGCATATGGTTTTAGCATGAGTAGTAATTATAATACTCGTAATAGAGTATGTGAGCTAGCTTGTGAAAACGGTACAGTAAGAATGATTAGAAAAAGAGAAAGTTATGAGGATCAAATTGCTTTAGAACTTGATTTTTTAAAGGATTGA
- the fliG gene encoding flagellar motor switch protein FliG, with protein MIKLSEEQKMVYDDLSMPEKVAIFLIQLGEDVTTVLFSHMDINVITEISRYIALAKNVDKPVATAVLEEFYTLLQSNQYLKSGGLEYAKEILFRTFGPEIANKILEKLTKSMENNQNFAYLSQIKPQQLADFIIKEHPQTIALILAHMDTTQAAETLEYFSDELRAEVVIRMANLGDISPSIIKRVSAVLESKLESLTSYKVEVGGPRAVAEVLNRLGQKASKTTLSYIEQSDEKLATTIKDLMFTFDDISQLSTNAIREVLKAADKRDLMIGLKGASEDLKQKFMSNMSTRAAEAFVEEMGFLGAVRVKDVEEAQRKVVEVVQKLAEQGLIQVGEADEMIE; from the coding sequence ATGATAAAGCTTAGTGAAGAACAAAAAATGGTCTATGACGACCTTTCTATGCCAGAAAAGGTCGCAATTTTTTTAATCCAACTCGGAGAAGATGTAACGACAGTTTTATTTTCTCATATGGATATTAATGTCATCACTGAAATTTCTCGCTATATCGCATTAGCAAAAAATGTTGATAAACCAGTTGCTACTGCAGTGCTTGAGGAATTTTATACTTTATTGCAATCAAACCAATATTTAAAAAGTGGTGGTTTGGAATATGCAAAAGAAATTTTATTTAGAACTTTTGGTCCTGAAATTGCCAATAAAATTTTGGAAAAACTTACCAAAAGTATGGAAAATAACCAAAATTTTGCTTATCTTTCTCAAATCAAACCACAACAGCTTGCCGACTTTATCATTAAAGAACACCCTCAAACTATAGCTTTAATTTTAGCTCATATGGATACTACTCAAGCGGCTGAAACTTTGGAATATTTTAGCGATGAATTAAGAGCTGAGGTTGTAATAAGAATGGCAAATCTTGGAGATATTTCACCTTCAATCATCAAAAGAGTATCTGCAGTGCTTGAAAGTAAGCTTGAAAGTCTTACTTCTTATAAAGTTGAAGTGGGTGGTCCAAGAGCAGTTGCTGAAGTGCTTAATCGCTTGGGTCAAAAAGCTTCTAAAACAACACTTTCTTATATTGAGCAAAGTGATGAAAAGCTTGCTACAACTATTAAAGATTTAATGTTTACCTTTGATGATATTTCTCAGCTTAGTACTAATGCGATTAGAGAAGTTTTAAAAGCTGCTGATAAGCGTGATTTGATGATAGGTTTAAAAGGTGCAAGCGAGGATTTAAAACAAAAATTTATGTCCAATATGTCTACGCGTGCTGCTGAAGCTTTTGTAGAAGAAATGGGCTTTTTGGGTGCTGTGCGTGTAAAAGATGTTGAAGAGGCTCAAAGAAAAGTTGTAGAAGTGGTGCAAAAACTTGCAGAACAAGGTCTTATCCAAGTGGGTGAGGCTGATGAGATGATAGAGTAA
- the ubiE gene encoding bifunctional demethylmenaquinone methyltransferase/2-methoxy-6-polyprenyl-1,4-benzoquinol methylase UbiE has product MQKQEKIVKMFDDIAPTYDKANRILSFGSDVSWRKKACLDVFKFSNNELDIIDVACGTGDMIIEWQNQALRANKNIISIKGVDPSAGMLEVAKKKVPEATFVQAKAQELPLESESADIISISYGIRNVVDRKEAIKEFARVLKKDGILLVLEFTKREQGGFIAACRDFYLKNILPKVGGFISKNYSAYEYLPNSIEDFLSKEEFIKELNEYFEMLEYKSFSFGVCSMFIARKK; this is encoded by the coding sequence ATGCAAAAACAAGAAAAAATAGTCAAAATGTTTGATGATATAGCACCAACTTATGATAAGGCTAATAGAATTTTAAGTTTTGGAAGTGATGTGAGTTGGAGAAAAAAAGCTTGTTTGGATGTTTTTAAATTTTCTAATAATGAACTTGATATTATCGACGTAGCTTGTGGTACGGGCGATATGATTATAGAATGGCAAAATCAAGCCTTAAGGGCAAATAAAAATATCATTAGCATAAAAGGGGTTGATCCAAGTGCGGGTATGCTTGAAGTGGCTAAGAAAAAAGTCCCTGAAGCAACTTTTGTACAAGCAAAAGCACAAGAGCTTCCACTTGAAAGTGAAAGTGCAGATATCATAAGTATAAGTTATGGTATACGTAATGTAGTAGATAGGAAAGAAGCTATAAAAGAATTTGCAAGAGTATTGAAAAAGGATGGAATTTTACTTGTGCTTGAATTTACTAAAAGAGAACAAGGTGGATTTATAGCTGCTTGTAGAGATTTTTACTTAAAAAATATTTTGCCAAAAGTGGGTGGATTTATCAGTAAAAATTATAGCGCTTATGAGTATTTACCAAATTCTATAGAAGATTTTTTAAGCAAAGAAGAATTTATTAAAGAATTGAATGAGTATTTTGAAATGTTAGAGTATAAAAGCTTTAGTTTTGGTGTTTGCTCTATGTTTATTGCAAGAAAAAAATGA
- a CDS encoding HAD-IIA family hydrolase, with protein MLFLDVQGTLISDYDKSPINGALELIKSLNKEKIPYVIITNNTKKLDFLNYLQNLGFEINEKVYIDPFCVLKDHLKPCKIAAFGAKEFLDSLQELGYELDYKNPKAFLVASYDDFKFQDFASMIEYLKNGVQAIAMHESSIYKKNSRLYPGVGSIMSMLKNACEFDYKVIGKPSKAFYKSALNLLKQQDCNASFENTLIISDDFKGDLLGAYELGMQTALVLSGKISNTQGLDTTKLNFVYDSIKDYYISRFK; from the coding sequence ATGTTGTTTTTAGATGTGCAAGGAACTTTGATTTCAGATTATGATAAAAGTCCTATAAATGGTGCTTTAGAACTCATTAAATCTTTAAATAAAGAAAAAATTCCTTATGTGATTATCACTAATAATACCAAAAAATTAGATTTTTTAAATTATTTGCAAAATTTGGGTTTTGAAATTAATGAAAAAGTTTATATCGATCCTTTTTGTGTTTTAAAAGATCATTTAAAACCTTGTAAAATAGCAGCTTTTGGAGCAAAAGAATTTTTAGATTCACTTCAAGAGTTAGGCTATGAGCTTGATTATAAAAACCCAAAAGCATTTTTAGTAGCAAGTTATGATGATTTTAAATTTCAAGATTTTGCTAGTATGATAGAGTATCTTAAAAATGGCGTGCAAGCTATAGCAATGCATGAAAGTAGTATTTATAAGAAAAATTCAAGGCTTTATCCGGGTGTTGGAAGTATCATGTCTATGCTTAAAAATGCATGTGAGTTTGATTATAAGGTGATAGGAAAACCTAGCAAGGCTTTTTATAAAAGTGCTTTAAACTTATTAAAACAGCAAGATTGTAATGCAAGTTTTGAAAATACTTTAATCATTAGTGATGATTTTAAAGGTGATTTACTTGGTGCTTATGAGCTTGGTATGCAAACAGCCTTAGTTTTAAGTGGCAAAATTTCTAACACTCAAGGTCTTGATACAACTAAACTTAATTTTGTATATGATAGTATTAAGGATTACTACATATCGAGGTTTAAATGA
- the fliF gene encoding flagellar basal-body MS-ring/collar protein FliF → MDYKTILHQVGQLYQNLSLRQRIIIAASIVVVVGFLVFLTLFRSGSTVASEAGYSVLFENANTSDSAMIVTQLEKSGVPYILRNEGTILVPNEQVYKQRLAIASAGLLPKDNKVGFELFDKQEFGATEAEQKVKYQRALEGELARTIESLEPIHSATVHIAFAKDTLFTQQQVPPTASVALTIKEGLKLNKKQIMGIKNLIASSVTKLTPENVKIMDQKGIPLDDEGAFESDLIAAQIKYKRDQEYELEQKIVASIAPFAGGYDRVVAKVSIDYDFSKEESQSEVYDPNTVVRSEQTLEEHREGYKDKEIQGVPGAVSNIGPVEGLDDKGAREVYTKNQTTTNNEISKKITNTTKQFATVKRISAAVVVDGKYKVITDDQGNITNEYIPLNDKEIQAIENLTKGAIGFNLARGDAVEVNNLEFHRTAKVENKVQTFYSRFVEPFIPPVKYVFAAILLFVFYKKVIVPFSQKMLADIKLEEEMEGKDGQVIDDAEDAIEKFNAARKKVEEQLGFGDNFDEDALQYDVLLEKLRAVANEKGEEVALLLQKLVENEAEFGEKDI, encoded by the coding sequence ATGGATTATAAAACTATACTGCACCAAGTAGGTCAGCTTTATCAAAATTTAAGTTTAAGACAGCGTATTATCATTGCTGCTTCTATTGTTGTTGTAGTTGGATTTTTAGTGTTTTTAACCCTTTTTAGAAGTGGTTCTACAGTAGCTAGTGAGGCTGGATATTCAGTATTATTTGAAAATGCTAATACTAGTGATTCAGCGATGATAGTAACTCAACTTGAAAAAAGTGGAGTTCCTTATATTTTGCGTAATGAGGGAACTATTTTAGTTCCTAATGAGCAAGTATATAAACAGCGTTTAGCTATCGCTTCGGCAGGATTATTACCAAAAGATAATAAAGTGGGTTTTGAGCTTTTTGATAAACAAGAATTTGGAGCTACAGAAGCTGAACAAAAGGTAAAATATCAAAGAGCATTAGAAGGTGAGCTTGCTAGAACGATTGAAAGTTTAGAGCCTATTCATAGTGCTACAGTGCATATTGCTTTTGCTAAAGATACGCTTTTTACACAGCAACAAGTCCCACCAACTGCTTCAGTAGCTTTGACGATAAAAGAAGGTTTAAAGCTTAATAAAAAGCAAATTATGGGGATTAAAAACTTAATTGCCTCTTCAGTGACAAAACTTACTCCTGAAAATGTAAAAATCATGGATCAAAAAGGTATTCCTTTAGATGATGAGGGTGCTTTTGAGAGTGATTTAATTGCTGCTCAAATTAAATATAAAAGAGATCAAGAATATGAATTAGAGCAAAAAATTGTTGCTTCTATTGCTCCGTTTGCGGGTGGTTATGATAGAGTAGTGGCAAAGGTTAGTATTGATTATGATTTTTCTAAAGAAGAATCACAAAGTGAAGTATATGATCCAAACACAGTCGTGCGTAGTGAGCAAACTTTAGAAGAACATAGAGAAGGCTATAAAGATAAAGAAATTCAAGGTGTACCAGGTGCTGTTTCTAATATTGGCCCTGTAGAAGGTTTAGATGATAAAGGTGCACGCGAGGTTTATACTAAAAACCAAACCACAACTAATAATGAAATTTCTAAAAAAATCACCAATACCACTAAGCAATTTGCAACCGTTAAAAGAATTTCTGCAGCTGTTGTAGTAGATGGAAAATATAAAGTAATTACTGATGATCAAGGAAATATCACAAACGAATACATTCCTTTGAACGATAAAGAAATTCAAGCTATTGAAAATCTCACTAAAGGTGCTATAGGTTTTAATCTTGCTAGAGGTGATGCGGTTGAAGTAAATAATTTAGAATTTCATAGAACAGCCAAAGTTGAAAATAAGGTTCAAACTTTCTATTCAAGATTTGTTGAGCCATTTATCCCACCTGTTAAGTATGTATTTGCAGCAATTTTGCTTTTTGTATTTTATAAAAAAGTTATTGTACCATTTTCGCAAAAAATGCTTGCAGATATCAAGCTTGAAGAAGAGATGGAAGGCAAAGATGGACAAGTTATTGATGATGCTGAAGATGCTATTGAAAAATTCAATGCTGCACGTAAGAAAGTTGAAGAACAACTTGGCTTTGGGGATAATTTTGATGAAGATGCGCTTCAATATGATGTTTTACTTGAAAAATTAAGAGCAGTGGCTAATGAAAAAGGTGAAGAAGTGGCATTGTTGTTGCAAAAACTTGTTGAAAATGAAGCTGAATTTGGTGAGAAGGATATCTGA
- the pheA gene encoding prephenate dehydratase, whose amino-acid sequence MKEIEKLRNKIDTIDDKILALLNERMLHVKDIGVIKQNLGGSIYRPERERAIINRLKNYNHGLLDQNAIEAIYQEIFAVSRNLEMPQSIAYLGPEGSYTHQVARTRFGAMSRYTPLANIEDVFKELAHKEAKYGVVPIENNTAGAVGVTLDCLGKYEDVKIFAEIYMDIHHSFVSMSENLKDIKRIYSHPQGYNQCRNFLESHDLSEVEFVASKSTAHAAYLASQDVTSAAICSKIAAKLYNIPILFETIEDNLANRTRFLILSDIKIPQMPHCKTSILALAAHKPGGLSDLLYEFKKEGINLTKLESRPIKTREFVHSFYIDFEGHIDDENVQRVLKKAEHIKWLGSYLSGESNEI is encoded by the coding sequence ATGAAAGAGATAGAAAAATTACGCAATAAAATCGATACTATTGATGATAAAATTTTGGCTTTACTTAATGAAAGAATGCTTCATGTTAAAGATATAGGAGTTATTAAACAAAATTTAGGTGGGAGTATTTATAGACCTGAGCGTGAAAGAGCTATTATAAATAGACTTAAAAATTATAATCATGGTTTATTAGATCAAAATGCAATCGAAGCAATTTATCAAGAAATTTTTGCTGTATCAAGAAATTTAGAAATGCCTCAAAGCATAGCTTATTTAGGACCTGAGGGAAGCTATACACATCAAGTAGCAAGAACGCGTTTTGGTGCTATGAGTCGTTATACTCCACTTGCAAATATAGAAGATGTTTTTAAAGAATTAGCTCACAAAGAAGCAAAATATGGAGTAGTGCCTATAGAAAATAATACAGCAGGTGCAGTGGGTGTGACGCTTGATTGTCTTGGAAAATATGAAGATGTAAAGATTTTTGCTGAAATTTATATGGATATTCATCATTCTTTTGTAAGTATGAGTGAAAATTTAAAAGATATTAAACGTATATATTCTCATCCACAAGGTTATAATCAATGTAGAAATTTTTTAGAAAGTCATGATTTAAGTGAAGTAGAATTTGTAGCAAGCAAATCCACAGCTCATGCGGCTTACTTAGCTTCGCAAGATGTTACTTCAGCTGCGATTTGCTCTAAAATTGCAGCAAAACTTTATAATATACCTATATTATTTGAAACGATTGAGGATAATTTGGCAAATCGTACTAGGTTTTTGATTTTAAGTGATATAAAAATACCTCAAATGCCTCATTGTAAAACTTCTATCTTAGCACTTGCTGCACACAAACCAGGTGGACTTAGTGATTTATTATATGAGTTTAAAAAAGAAGGAATAAATTTAACAAAACTTGAATCACGTCCTATAAAAACAAGAGAATTTGTACATAGTTTTTATATAGATTTTGAAGGGCATATTGATGATGAAAATGTCCAAAGAGTATTAAAAAAAGCTGAGCATATAAAATGGCTTGGATCGTATTTATCAGGAGAAAGTAATGAAATTTAA